In Streptomyces ambofaciens ATCC 23877, a single genomic region encodes these proteins:
- a CDS encoding helix-turn-helix domain-containing protein, with protein MTHINVLDPGASPLDYYGFELRRYREAAGLTQRQLGDIVNYTGSLVGQIETARKLPTPEFSERVDAALGTGGLLSRLVALVMRSQQPAWFQQVAELQARATEIYSFETHMVHGLLQTKAYARAVLGALDQSNLDDRTAVWMARQNIFEKEEPPLFWAVLSEAALRQETGGRAIMRAQLGHLLAFESNPRINIQVLPFSAGAHAGLQGSFDVYRFASDPSIVYTEGYGSGHPTANPDTVKDCSLRYDHLQASALSLRESAELIRRLMEERYGEQRDSDGDPVA; from the coding sequence ATGACCCACATCAACGTCCTCGACCCTGGCGCCTCGCCGCTGGACTACTACGGCTTCGAACTGCGCCGCTACCGCGAGGCCGCCGGACTGACCCAACGGCAGCTCGGGGACATCGTGAACTACACGGGCTCACTGGTGGGCCAGATCGAGACGGCCCGGAAGCTGCCGACGCCGGAGTTCAGCGAGAGGGTCGACGCGGCTCTGGGTACGGGCGGGTTGCTGTCACGGCTGGTGGCACTGGTGATGCGCAGCCAGCAACCGGCCTGGTTCCAACAGGTCGCCGAGTTGCAGGCGAGGGCCACGGAGATCTACTCGTTCGAGACGCATATGGTGCACGGTCTGTTGCAGACCAAGGCCTACGCGCGTGCCGTCCTGGGCGCGCTGGACCAGAGCAACCTCGACGACCGCACCGCCGTCTGGATGGCCCGCCAGAACATCTTCGAGAAGGAGGAACCACCCCTCTTCTGGGCCGTGCTCAGCGAAGCCGCTCTGCGCCAGGAAACGGGAGGCCGAGCGATCATGCGGGCCCAGCTCGGTCACCTATTGGCCTTCGAAAGCAACCCACGGATCAACATCCAAGTCCTGCCCTTCTCAGCGGGAGCACACGCAGGGCTGCAAGGCTCGTTCGACGTCTACCGCTTCGCGAGTGACCCGTCCATCGTCTATACGGAGGGGTACGGAAGCGGGCATCCGACCGCCAATCCAGACACCGTCAAGGACTGCTCGCTCCGATACGATCATCTCCAGGCCTCCGCGCTCTCCCTCAGGGAATCGGCGGAGCTGATCCGGCGCTTGATGGAGGAACGCTATGGAGAGCAACGCGACTCTGACGGAGATCCAGTGGCGTAA
- a CDS encoding DUF397 domain-containing protein, translating to MESNATLTEIQWRKSSYSGDQGGNCLEVAALPHHATVAVRDSKTPAGPVLTLSPATFTAFVGWASTPE from the coding sequence ATGGAGAGCAACGCGACTCTGACGGAGATCCAGTGGCGTAAGTCCAGCTACAGCGGCGACCAAGGCGGCAACTGCCTCGAAGTCGCCGCACTCCCCCACCACGCCACCGTCGCCGTCCGCGACTCCAAGACCCCGGCCGGGCCGGTCCTCACCCTGAGCCCCGCCACCTTCACCGCCTTCGTCGGGTGGGCCTCCACCCCGGAGTGA
- a CDS encoding ECF transporter S component: MTGAGTARRDRQARAVRLGPRSVAALVLVSAVGVAGFGWPFLAPPDASVNAHTQDAPWLFAGVLVLMVAVVAATISESGLGPKAVAMLGVLAAAGAALRPIGAGTAGLEPMFFLMVLSGRVLGPGFGFVLGSVTMFASALLTGGVGPWLPFQMLSMGWFTMGAGLLPFPDRLRGRAELLVLAAYGFLAAFAYGAVMNLAGWTFMNTLASNIAFDPDASVPDNLARFVAYCLATSLGWDGGRAAVTVVLTLALGTPVLKALRRATRRAAFEAPVAFERPTK; the protein is encoded by the coding sequence ATGACCGGCGCCGGCACCGCCCGCCGCGACCGCCAGGCCCGCGCCGTCCGCCTCGGCCCCCGTTCCGTCGCCGCCCTCGTGCTGGTCAGCGCGGTGGGGGTGGCGGGCTTCGGCTGGCCCTTCCTCGCCCCTCCGGACGCCTCGGTGAACGCCCACACCCAGGACGCGCCGTGGCTCTTCGCGGGCGTGCTGGTGCTCATGGTGGCGGTGGTCGCGGCGACGATCTCGGAGTCGGGTCTCGGACCCAAGGCCGTGGCGATGCTCGGCGTGCTGGCGGCGGCGGGCGCGGCGCTGCGTCCCATCGGCGCGGGGACGGCCGGTCTGGAACCGATGTTCTTCCTGATGGTGCTGAGCGGCCGGGTCCTCGGCCCCGGCTTCGGCTTCGTCCTCGGCTCGGTCACCATGTTCGCGTCCGCGCTGCTCACCGGCGGGGTGGGCCCGTGGCTGCCGTTCCAGATGCTGTCGATGGGCTGGTTCACGATGGGGGCGGGTCTGCTGCCCTTCCCCGACCGGCTGCGCGGCCGTGCGGAGCTGCTCGTGCTCGCCGCGTACGGTTTCCTGGCCGCGTTCGCCTACGGCGCGGTGATGAACCTCGCGGGCTGGACCTTCATGAACACGCTCGCCTCGAACATCGCCTTCGACCCGGACGCCTCCGTACCGGACAACCTGGCCCGCTTCGTCGCCTACTGCCTGGCCACGTCCCTCGGTTGGGACGGGGGCCGCGCCGCCGTGACGGTGGTCCTGACCCTCGCGCTCGGAACGCCGGTCCTCAAGGCGCTGCGCCGGGCCACCCGCCGGGCGGCCTTCGAGGCGCCGGTCGCCTTCGAGCGGCCGACGAAGTGA
- a CDS encoding GNAT family N-acetyltransferase gives MTWTVAPEPHDSPVAAALWRAYYTEVSDRWYLLHEGRPTDPAELEREIAADSGADLVPPRGRLLVARYGGEPAGTSGVRLRDAATAELTRVFLYEGVRGRGGAALLVRAAEDAARALGASRMVLDTRGDLVEARALYARLGYTETEAYKEGPYAEHWFVKQLPPEA, from the coding sequence ATGACCTGGACCGTCGCCCCCGAACCCCACGACTCCCCCGTCGCCGCCGCCCTGTGGCGGGCGTACTACACGGAGGTCAGCGACCGCTGGTACCTGCTGCACGAGGGGCGGCCCACCGATCCCGCCGAGCTGGAACGTGAGATCGCCGCGGACTCGGGCGCCGACCTCGTGCCGCCGCGGGGGCGGTTGCTCGTCGCCCGCTACGGCGGCGAACCGGCCGGCACCTCGGGCGTACGGCTGCGGGACGCCGCCACCGCCGAGCTGACCCGGGTGTTCCTGTACGAGGGCGTGCGCGGCCGGGGCGGCGCCGCGCTGCTCGTACGGGCCGCCGAGGACGCGGCACGGGCGCTCGGCGCCTCGCGGATGGTCCTCGACACCCGCGGGGACCTCGTCGAGGCCCGCGCCCTGTACGCGCGGCTCGGCTACACGGAGACCGAGGCGTACAAGGAGGGCCCGTACGCCGAGCACTG
- a CDS encoding ATP-binding protein — MNAYFPSALVGHHCADQYRMSFTAGAHSARHARRIVRSFLAEWGLAGVTDAVELGVTELLANVVRHVPDRRCTLLLLRQTGGVVRVEVADGSPRQPVLAVPVRDDSECGRGLVLLDAVADKWGVGPGPEGGKTVWFECADRAGTPAP; from the coding sequence GTGAACGCATACTTTCCCTCGGCCCTCGTGGGCCACCACTGCGCCGACCAGTACCGGATGAGCTTCACGGCCGGCGCGCACTCCGCCCGGCACGCGCGGCGGATCGTCCGCTCCTTCCTCGCCGAGTGGGGCCTCGCCGGCGTGACGGACGCCGTCGAACTCGGCGTGACGGAGCTGCTCGCCAACGTCGTACGCCATGTTCCGGACCGCCGCTGCACGCTGCTGCTACTGCGGCAGACGGGCGGCGTGGTCCGGGTCGAGGTGGCGGACGGCAGCCCTCGGCAGCCCGTACTGGCCGTGCCGGTGCGCGACGACTCGGAGTGCGGCCGGGGGCTGGTGCTGCTGGACGCGGTGGCCGACAAGTGGGGCGTGGGGCCGGGCCCCGAGGGCGGCAAGACCGTGTGGTTCGAGTGCGCGGACCGCGCCGGGACCCCGGCCCCGTAG
- the proP gene encoding glycine betaine/L-proline transporter ProP yields MSAAPVAAHPSRTSPASAPPAAPTVTDPALVRRAVKAAALGNAMEWFDFGVYSYIAVTLGKVFFPSGNPTAQLLSTFGAFAAAFLVRPIGGMVFGPLGDRVGRQKILALTMIMMAAGTFAIGLIPSYATIGVWAPVLLLVARLVQGFSTGGEYAGASTFIAEYAPDRRRGFLGSWLEFGTLAGYIGGAGLVTLMTALLSDGDMTSWGWRIPFLIAGPMGIIGLYLRMRLEETPAFAAEVEKAEAARPKVPLREMVTGQWKALLLCVGLVLVFNVTDYMLLSYMPSYLTSELKYDETHGLLVVLAVMALMMVVQPFAGALTDRVGRRPVIAAGCAGFLLLSVPALLLIREGSLLAVGLGMAALGLLLVCFTASMPSALPALFPTRVRYGSLSIGFNVSVSLFGGTTPLVVTALIGATGDMMVPAYYMMAAAVVGGVAVWFMSESAGRPLPGSAPAVEERATA; encoded by the coding sequence TTGTCGGCTGCCCCCGTCGCCGCTCACCCGTCCCGCACGAGCCCCGCTTCCGCGCCCCCCGCCGCGCCCACCGTCACCGACCCCGCGCTCGTCAGGCGTGCGGTGAAGGCCGCGGCGCTCGGCAACGCGATGGAGTGGTTCGACTTCGGCGTCTACAGCTACATCGCCGTGACGCTGGGCAAGGTCTTCTTCCCGTCGGGCAACCCGACGGCCCAGCTCCTCTCCACGTTCGGTGCCTTCGCGGCGGCGTTCCTGGTCCGGCCGATCGGCGGCATGGTCTTCGGCCCGCTCGGGGACCGGGTGGGACGGCAGAAGATCCTCGCCCTCACCATGATCATGATGGCGGCCGGCACGTTCGCCATCGGGCTGATCCCGTCCTACGCGACGATCGGCGTCTGGGCGCCGGTGCTGCTGCTGGTCGCCCGGCTGGTGCAGGGCTTCTCCACCGGGGGCGAGTACGCGGGCGCGTCCACCTTCATCGCCGAGTACGCGCCGGACCGGCGGCGCGGGTTCCTGGGGAGCTGGCTGGAGTTCGGCACGCTGGCCGGGTACATCGGCGGCGCCGGACTGGTGACGCTGATGACGGCGCTGCTGTCCGACGGTGACATGACGTCCTGGGGCTGGCGCATCCCGTTCCTGATCGCGGGGCCGATGGGCATCATCGGGCTGTATCTGCGGATGCGGCTGGAGGAGACGCCGGCCTTCGCCGCCGAGGTCGAGAAGGCGGAGGCGGCCCGGCCCAAGGTGCCGCTGCGCGAGATGGTCACCGGGCAGTGGAAGGCGCTGCTGCTCTGCGTGGGCCTGGTGCTGGTCTTCAACGTCACCGACTACATGCTCCTGTCGTACATGCCCAGCTACCTGACGAGCGAGCTGAAGTACGACGAGACGCACGGGCTGCTGGTCGTGCTGGCGGTGATGGCGCTGATGATGGTCGTCCAGCCGTTCGCCGGCGCGCTGACCGACCGGGTCGGGCGGCGGCCGGTGATCGCGGCGGGCTGCGCGGGGTTCCTGCTCCTGTCCGTCCCGGCGCTGCTGCTGATCCGCGAGGGCAGCCTGCTCGCGGTGGGGCTGGGCATGGCGGCGCTGGGCCTGCTGCTGGTCTGCTTCACGGCGTCGATGCCGTCCGCGCTGCCGGCGCTGTTCCCGACGCGGGTGCGGTACGGGTCGCTGTCGATCGGCTTCAACGTCTCGGTCTCGCTGTTCGGCGGGACGACGCCGCTGGTGGTGACGGCGCTGATCGGTGCGACGGGCGACATGATGGTGCCCGCGTACTACATGATGGCCGCGGCCGTGGTCGGCGGTGTGGCGGTGTGGTTCATGTCCGAGTCGGCCGGCCGTCCGCTGCCGGGGTCGGCCCCGGCGGTCGAGGAGCGCGCGACCGCGTGA
- a CDS encoding GlxA family transcriptional regulator — protein sequence MRTVSRLIVIVLFEGVDLLDVTGPPEVFSLARRETDEAAGYDVVLAAETMDPVTTGAGVRVLPDTTFGALRTRAVDTLIVPGAVEVDDRGRVHPLTDPGVVERVRQLAARTRRVTSVCVGAHVLAAAGLLDGKRATTHWSTARQLAEDHPAVEVDADPIFIREGDVWTGAGISACLDLSLALVADDLGEDVALRVARQLVMYLKRPSGQSQFSVPLEQVSTTRRVEELRHHIMRHLAEPLTVADLAARAHVSDRQLTRIFKTELGTTPHAYIESARVEAARHQLESTDATLERVASACGFGSVDTLVRAFRRRLDTTPTEYRRRFRTTPA from the coding sequence GTGCGCACCGTCAGCCGTCTGATCGTCATCGTCCTCTTCGAGGGCGTCGACCTGCTCGACGTCACCGGGCCGCCGGAGGTGTTCTCCCTGGCCCGGCGCGAGACGGACGAGGCGGCGGGCTACGACGTCGTCCTCGCCGCCGAGACCATGGACCCGGTCACCACCGGCGCGGGGGTCCGCGTCCTGCCCGACACCACCTTCGGCGCACTGCGCACCAGGGCCGTCGACACCCTGATCGTGCCCGGCGCCGTCGAGGTGGACGACCGGGGCCGGGTGCACCCGCTCACCGACCCCGGCGTGGTGGAGCGGGTGCGGCAACTCGCCGCCCGCACCCGGCGGGTGACGTCGGTCTGCGTCGGCGCGCACGTCCTGGCGGCGGCCGGGCTGCTCGACGGCAAGCGCGCCACCACCCACTGGTCGACCGCGCGGCAACTCGCCGAGGACCATCCGGCCGTCGAGGTCGACGCCGACCCGATCTTCATCCGCGAGGGCGACGTCTGGACCGGCGCGGGCATCAGCGCCTGCCTCGACCTCTCGCTCGCCCTGGTCGCCGACGACCTGGGCGAGGACGTCGCCCTGCGCGTCGCCCGGCAGCTCGTGATGTACCTGAAGCGGCCGAGCGGGCAGAGCCAGTTCAGTGTCCCCCTGGAGCAGGTCTCCACCACGCGGCGGGTCGAGGAGCTCCGGCACCACATCATGCGCCATCTCGCCGAACCGCTCACCGTCGCGGACCTCGCCGCCCGCGCGCACGTCAGCGACCGCCAGCTCACCCGGATCTTCAAGACCGAACTCGGCACGACCCCGCACGCCTACATCGAGTCGGCCCGCGTCGAGGCGGCCCGCCACCAGCTGGAATCGACCGACGCCACCCTGGAACGGGTCGCCTCCGCCTGCGGCTTCGGCAGCGTCGACACCCTGGTCAGGGCGTTCCGCCGACGCCTGGACACGACCCCGACGGAGTACCGGCGGCGGTTTCGGACCACTCCCGCCTGA
- a CDS encoding calcium-binding protein — protein MNRNRTAVGAFVVALCTAGLALGPATAASAAEAKSRVGADWETQSIVFTAAAGHTNDLNVFFMYTSDGIQRIGFRDVVPLQPGDHCAHSSPEDTTAVVCELPADGPRPDRIDIHLGDGDDTVAAFTPGVGTVSGGSGDDELHAHTARTVLGGDGNDMVMGPAVLHGGDGMDHLMGDDENQRMWGGAGDDMIEGYGGDDTVYAGSGDDHAMGGDGRDILLGGPGADMLHGEGGDDLVGGGLGKDTVDGGPGRDLVLP, from the coding sequence ATGAACCGAAACCGAACCGCCGTCGGCGCGTTCGTCGTGGCCCTGTGCACCGCCGGCCTCGCCCTCGGCCCGGCGACCGCCGCGAGTGCCGCCGAGGCGAAGTCCCGCGTCGGAGCCGACTGGGAGACCCAGTCGATCGTCTTCACGGCAGCCGCGGGCCACACCAACGACCTCAACGTCTTCTTCATGTACACCAGCGACGGTATCCAGCGGATCGGCTTCCGCGACGTGGTACCGCTCCAACCGGGCGACCACTGCGCGCACTCCTCGCCCGAGGACACCACCGCCGTCGTCTGCGAACTGCCCGCCGACGGCCCCCGTCCCGACCGGATCGACATCCACCTCGGCGACGGCGACGACACGGTCGCCGCCTTCACCCCCGGCGTCGGCACCGTCAGCGGCGGCTCCGGCGACGACGAACTGCACGCCCACACCGCACGCACGGTGCTGGGCGGCGACGGGAACGACATGGTCATGGGGCCCGCCGTGCTGCACGGCGGCGACGGCATGGACCACCTCATGGGTGACGACGAGAACCAGCGGATGTGGGGTGGCGCGGGCGACGACATGATCGAGGGCTACGGCGGCGACGACACCGTGTACGCCGGCTCCGGCGACGACCACGCCATGGGCGGGGACGGCCGCGACATCCTGCTCGGCGGCCCCGGCGCCGACATGCTGCACGGCGAAGGCGGCGACGACCTCGTCGGTGGCGGCCTCGGAAAGGACACCGTCGACGGCGGACCGGGCCGCGACCTCGTCCTCCCGTAG
- a CDS encoding cysteine hydrolase family protein has protein sequence MPRTTLRQLNGLDDTPAKLADSTLVLIDYQNTYTTGVMELDGWQEALDAGARLLARARREGAKVVHVVNDGGEGTPYDVRAEIGAIHPSVAPLDGEPVVVKKAPNAFVGTDLDRHVDAAGHGDLVLAGFMTHMCVAFTAQGAFLRGNRPTVVADACATRALPVAGTEVDARQVHVSALATIADLYGIVVPSQEELA, from the coding sequence ATGCCCAGAACCACGCTGCGACAGCTCAACGGCCTCGACGACACCCCCGCGAAGCTCGCGGACTCGACCCTGGTCCTCATCGACTACCAGAACACCTACACGACCGGCGTGATGGAACTCGACGGCTGGCAGGAGGCGCTCGACGCCGGCGCCCGGCTCCTCGCGCGGGCCCGCCGCGAGGGCGCGAAGGTCGTCCATGTCGTCAACGACGGCGGCGAGGGCACCCCGTACGACGTCCGGGCCGAGATCGGCGCGATCCACCCGAGCGTCGCCCCGCTCGACGGGGAGCCCGTCGTCGTCAAGAAGGCGCCGAACGCCTTCGTCGGCACCGACCTGGACCGGCACGTCGACGCCGCGGGCCACGGCGACCTCGTCCTCGCCGGCTTCATGACGCACATGTGCGTCGCCTTCACCGCCCAGGGCGCCTTCCTGCGCGGCAACCGGCCCACCGTCGTGGCCGACGCATGCGCCACCCGCGCGCTGCCGGTCGCGGGCACCGAAGTGGACGCCCGCCAGGTGCACGTGAGCGCCCTCGCCACCATCGCCGACCTGTACGGGATCGTCGTCCCGTCGCAGGAGGAGCTCGCCTGA
- a CDS encoding DUF1992 domain-containing protein: protein MTERKPPGVDFESWVDKQIRDADARGEFAQLPGAGKPLPSEVDSTYDELWWVKRKMAREGFSVLPPTLALRKEAEDALEAAAKAPSERVVRRIVEEINVKIRDVMFKPPPGPPLGLKPYDVEEVVRRWREGRAER, encoded by the coding sequence ATGACCGAGCGAAAGCCACCGGGCGTCGACTTCGAGTCCTGGGTGGACAAGCAGATCCGGGACGCGGACGCGCGCGGCGAGTTCGCACAGCTGCCCGGCGCGGGCAAGCCCCTGCCGAGCGAGGTCGACAGCACCTACGACGAACTGTGGTGGGTCAAACGGAAGATGGCCCGCGAGGGCTTCTCCGTGCTGCCCCCGACGCTCGCGCTGCGCAAGGAGGCGGAGGACGCCCTGGAGGCGGCGGCGAAGGCCCCGTCGGAGCGGGTGGTCCGCCGCATCGTCGAGGAGATCAACGTCAAGATCCGCGACGTCATGTTCAAGCCGCCGCCCGGCCCCCCGCTGGGTCTGAAGCCCTACGACGTCGAAGAGGTCGTACGGCGGTGGCGGGAGGGCCGGGCGGAGCGGTGA
- a CDS encoding bifunctional glycosyltransferase 87/phosphatase PAP2 family protein, translated as MANAEHSGRPAEAFGAPAVDATRARLRAARLGLWLVAALLVVRQLAAVLSTPRGERLTDLETWVGPQGVLHVEGSLYDSTQFTGTPFVGLVLKPFTRAAEQALGWGWTFGSLLLVVALGLVAARALPKPVGRRTALLAAPVAVSLLMLSLPVRNALWLGQTSIIPVLLVLLGCFAVRGAHADRAGGVLIGVAAAFQPTVLLFVPLLWFTDRGRAAVSTGVTFLACTAVAWAAMAQDSYTYWVHHMAGVGLGGAADDLANQSLHGALLRLGLTGPLETALFLLLGAAVAVLALRRAVRYARDGQLLLAVAVTGCAAVAVSPATWQHQLLWVLLAVVGRVGRRASDRYVWPVAVVLVMTLPAKMMLPNMAALHPLRDNVVLLAALAAAVAVPFLSRTSPYFDAPVPTSYAPPVPTRFRHVPLLPFLRRVLTRPNLLLELLLIRVTYAAYSKVRLAATGGSNSAGRERAEEHGRQILDMERFLHIDVEHAINHAVVKVGWLRDFFDFYYTSFHFVVPLAVLGVLYWRRPVDYRWARASLGFATLLALVGFWLYPLAPPRLMPGLGIIDTVHGVQDFTKPDYGTLTHLTNQYAAMPSLHFGWSLWCGVAIAVIAPKMWMKALGLLHPTFTVAAIVATGNHWLLDAVGGAAVVAAGFGLTYLFQGPRARVVTATAAGEPTATGEPTASAHTVPAPAPPPAEDTAPPAGRISSDPPAKDRTGS; from the coding sequence GTGGCGAATGCGGAGCACAGTGGGCGACCGGCGGAGGCTTTCGGAGCCCCGGCCGTCGATGCGACCAGAGCACGGCTGCGGGCCGCGCGCCTCGGGCTGTGGCTGGTCGCCGCCCTCCTCGTCGTACGACAGCTGGCGGCGGTCCTCAGCACCCCGCGGGGGGAGCGGCTGACGGACCTGGAGACCTGGGTCGGGCCGCAGGGAGTCCTGCACGTCGAGGGCTCGCTGTACGACTCGACGCAGTTCACCGGCACGCCGTTCGTCGGGCTGGTCCTCAAACCGTTCACCCGCGCCGCCGAGCAGGCCCTCGGCTGGGGCTGGACCTTCGGCTCACTGCTGCTGGTGGTGGCCCTGGGCCTGGTCGCCGCCCGCGCCCTGCCCAAGCCGGTGGGCCGCCGCACGGCGCTGCTGGCGGCGCCGGTCGCCGTCAGCCTGCTGATGCTGTCCCTGCCCGTGCGCAACGCGCTGTGGCTCGGCCAGACCAGCATCATCCCGGTCCTGCTCGTCCTGCTGGGCTGCTTCGCCGTACGCGGCGCACACGCCGACCGGGCCGGCGGCGTGCTGATCGGCGTCGCCGCCGCGTTCCAGCCGACCGTGCTCCTCTTCGTCCCCCTGCTGTGGTTCACCGACCGCGGGCGGGCCGCCGTCTCCACCGGCGTCACCTTCCTCGCCTGTACGGCCGTCGCCTGGGCCGCGATGGCCCAGGACTCCTACACCTACTGGGTCCACCACATGGCCGGGGTGGGCCTCGGCGGGGCGGCCGACGACCTCGCCAACCAGTCCCTGCACGGCGCGCTGCTGCGCCTCGGGCTCACCGGCCCCCTGGAGACCGCCCTCTTCCTCCTGCTCGGCGCGGCCGTCGCCGTGCTGGCCCTGCGGCGCGCCGTGCGCTACGCCCGTGACGGTCAGCTGCTGCTCGCCGTCGCCGTCACGGGCTGCGCCGCCGTCGCCGTGTCCCCGGCCACCTGGCAGCACCAGCTCCTGTGGGTGCTGCTCGCGGTGGTGGGCCGGGTCGGCAGGCGCGCCTCCGACCGGTACGTCTGGCCGGTCGCGGTGGTCCTGGTGATGACGCTGCCGGCGAAGATGATGCTGCCGAACATGGCGGCCCTCCACCCGCTGCGCGACAACGTCGTCCTGCTCGCGGCCCTGGCCGCCGCCGTCGCCGTGCCGTTCCTGTCCCGGACGTCGCCGTACTTCGACGCGCCGGTCCCCACGAGCTACGCGCCGCCGGTCCCCACCCGCTTCCGGCACGTCCCGCTGCTGCCGTTCCTGCGCCGGGTCCTCACCCGCCCCAACCTCCTCCTGGAACTCCTCCTCATCCGGGTCACCTACGCCGCCTACTCCAAGGTCCGCCTCGCGGCGACCGGCGGCAGCAACTCGGCGGGCCGGGAGCGGGCCGAGGAGCACGGCCGGCAGATCCTCGACATGGAACGCTTCCTGCACATCGACGTCGAGCACGCCATCAACCACGCCGTGGTGAAGGTCGGCTGGCTGCGGGACTTCTTCGACTTCTACTACACGTCGTTCCACTTCGTCGTCCCGCTGGCCGTCCTCGGCGTCCTGTACTGGCGCCGCCCCGTCGACTACCGCTGGGCCCGCGCGTCGCTCGGCTTCGCCACGCTGCTGGCCCTGGTCGGCTTCTGGCTGTACCCGCTGGCGCCGCCGCGGCTGATGCCGGGCCTCGGCATCATCGACACCGTGCACGGCGTGCAGGACTTCACGAAACCGGACTACGGCACGCTGACCCACCTCACCAACCAGTACGCGGCGATGCCGTCGCTGCACTTCGGCTGGTCGCTGTGGTGCGGGGTGGCGATCGCGGTCATCGCCCCGAAGATGTGGATGAAGGCCCTGGGTCTCCTGCACCCCACCTTCACCGTCGCGGCGATCGTGGCGACCGGCAACCACTGGCTGCTGGACGCGGTGGGCGGGGCGGCCGTGGTCGCCGCTGGTTTCGGCCTGACGTACCTGTTCCAGGGCCCGAGGGCGCGGGTGGTCACGGCGACCGCGGCCGGGGAGCCGACCGCGACCGGGGAGCCCACCGCGTCCGCGCACACTGTGCCCGCCCCCGCTCCGCCGCCGGCCGAGGACACCGCCCCGCCCGCCGGGCGGATCAGCAGCGACCCCCCGGCGAAGGACCGTACCGGGAGCTGA
- a CDS encoding FHA domain-containing protein: protein MLELTMAAVTAADAGATAGMQMAEAPSEPGAVLRVGRDRSVCRLSTPDDWLFVSRVHLEFRCGPDGTWQLTWLRGSQPDPSSEVRLTVGGHARPVAYGDTVGLPRGGSGEIVVQDRVEPRSVNVGFYHEA, encoded by the coding sequence GTGCTCGAACTCACCATGGCCGCCGTCACCGCGGCGGACGCGGGTGCCACGGCCGGCATGCAGATGGCCGAGGCGCCCAGCGAGCCGGGAGCGGTGCTGCGGGTGGGCCGGGACAGGTCCGTGTGCCGGCTGTCGACGCCGGACGACTGGCTGTTCGTCTCCCGGGTGCACCTGGAGTTCCGGTGCGGACCCGACGGCACGTGGCAGCTGACCTGGTTGCGCGGCTCCCAGCCGGACCCCTCCTCCGAGGTCCGGCTCACCGTCGGCGGGCACGCGCGGCCCGTGGCCTACGGCGACACCGTGGGGCTGCCGAGGGGCGGCAGCGGCGAGATCGTGGTCCAGGACCGCGTGGAGCCGCGCAGCGTCAACGTCGGCTTCTACCACGAGGCGTGA
- a CDS encoding lytic polysaccharide monooxygenase auxiliary activity family 9 protein produces the protein MLFAVVAGALAWSTPAQAHGTIVGPATRAYQCWKTWGSNHTNPAMQTQDPMCWQAFQANADTMWNWMSALRDGLGGQFQAKTPDGTLCSNNLSRNASLNKPGQWKTTNVGNNFSVQLYDQASHGADYFKVYVSKQGFDPKTQTLGWGNLDFITQTGRYAPAQNITFPVQTSGYTGHHVVFVIWQASHLDQAYMWCSDVNFG, from the coding sequence ATGCTGTTCGCCGTGGTCGCCGGCGCGCTGGCCTGGTCGACCCCCGCCCAGGCCCACGGCACCATCGTCGGCCCCGCCACCCGCGCGTACCAGTGCTGGAAGACGTGGGGCAGCAACCACACGAACCCGGCCATGCAGACCCAGGACCCCATGTGCTGGCAGGCCTTCCAGGCCAACGCCGACACCATGTGGAACTGGATGAGCGCCCTGCGCGACGGCCTCGGCGGCCAGTTCCAGGCGAAGACCCCCGACGGGACGCTCTGCAGCAACAACCTGTCGAGGAACGCCAGCCTGAACAAGCCCGGCCAGTGGAAGACCACCAACGTCGGCAACAACTTCTCGGTGCAGCTGTACGACCAGGCGTCCCACGGTGCCGACTACTTCAAGGTCTACGTGAGCAAGCAGGGCTTCGACCCCAAGACCCAGACCCTGGGCTGGGGCAACCTCGACTTCATCACGCAGACCGGCCGCTACGCCCCGGCGCAGAACATCACCTTCCCCGTCCAGACCTCCGGGTACACCGGACACCACGTGGTGTTCGTGATCTGGCAGGCCTCGCACCTCGATCAGGCGTACATGTGGTGCAGCGACGTGAACTTCGGCTGA